In Microbulbifer sp. GL-2, the following are encoded in one genomic region:
- a CDS encoding flagellar biosynthetic protein FliR, which produces MSIQAGLDFIVSMLLIACRIAPIFMAFPLQPAISLPARIRFFLIIAIALVLTPFVIISEIRISSSYELITIMAKELVVGITLSAVVMAAMSVFLVAGRLIDFQMGLGAATLLNPQSNTQNSLIGTLLTLLGTTIFFLMNGHHALLKGIIETLNIVPIGSSIHPNGLLDAFIASGMMFMYGAILAAPILLGLLLVDLVIAVFARTMPQVNPYFVGLPLKIFLGLFILTASLSYLISPITAVFEKIFGYWGQMLVP; this is translated from the coding sequence ATGTCAATCCAGGCTGGACTTGATTTTATCGTAAGCATGTTACTTATTGCGTGTCGTATTGCGCCTATCTTTATGGCATTTCCCTTGCAACCAGCAATCAGCCTGCCAGCTCGGATCAGATTTTTTTTAATAATTGCGATTGCCTTGGTTTTAACTCCATTTGTAATAATTAGTGAGATTAGAATTAGCAGTAGCTATGAACTAATTACGATAATGGCAAAAGAGCTAGTTGTAGGCATCACTCTATCTGCTGTAGTAATGGCTGCAATGTCCGTATTTTTAGTTGCAGGAAGATTGATTGATTTCCAGATGGGACTTGGTGCGGCGACACTACTAAATCCACAATCAAACACGCAAAACTCCCTGATAGGAACATTACTCACCTTACTTGGTACTACCATATTCTTTTTGATGAATGGGCATCATGCACTCCTTAAAGGCATTATAGAAACATTGAATATAGTCCCCATAGGGAGCAGTATCCATCCAAATGGATTGCTAGATGCATTTATTGCTTCAGGGATGATGTTTATGTATGGGGCAATTTTGGCTGCCCCCATACTGCTCGGGCTGCTTTTGGTTGATTTGGTTATAGCCGTGTTTGCTCGTACGATGCCACAGGTAAATCCGTATTTTGTTGGATTGCCACTTAAAATATTTCTCGGTTTGTTTATTTTAACCGCCTCTCTAAGTTATTTGATATCACCAATTACCGCGGTTTTTGAGAAAATATTTGGCTACTGGGGGCAAATGCTAGTTCCGTAA
- the fliQ gene encoding flagellar biosynthesis protein FliQ: MTPEVALEMVREMLATAGLVSSPILGTALVVGMLVSIFQVVTQIQEMTLTFVPKMLSIIGIIFIFGTWMLSTIVFYTEGVFRRIVELM, translated from the coding sequence ATGACACCAGAAGTTGCGCTAGAAATGGTCAGAGAAATGCTAGCCACGGCAGGACTGGTATCGTCTCCCATATTGGGCACGGCTCTGGTAGTCGGGATGCTTGTTAGTATTTTTCAAGTGGTAACCCAAATACAGGAGATGACTCTAACTTTTGTGCCAAAAATGCTAAGCATAATCGGCATAATATTTATCTTTGGTACATGGATGTTAAGTACCATTGTTTTTTATACGGAAGGAGTGTTTCGTCGGATCGTTGAGCTGATGTAA
- a CDS encoding tetratricopeptide repeat protein: MEDLKSKINKLASFLKVDSENQRLLIELVETCLRAGELEKAEHYLQQGLSHWPEDSSLLFQKGMLCMYKGEYSVAIEEFTSQLGSKVPQDIVKYNIAWAQLALQQPQNALSTLDGLETLSPRSALLKARALHYLGRMEEAEQLLIFAKTSEETALEAESVSALLALDQEDRESARTKADAILSKSPRNVEANVIIGILNLGDGELQVAENHFAVALAEKPSSGRGWLGEGLLALLRGEFSHATNSLQKAVDNMPTHLGTYNALAWAHICNGDLSSAEKTALRAKELEPRFSETLGTLAIINLLKGERNSAAVQAKVANRLSANSFAGRFAQALLESDSGEQEKAEEIVTQILNSEVNEQGERLINSLSRFQSLTETKKNN; encoded by the coding sequence ATGGAAGACTTGAAAAGTAAGATCAATAAGCTTGCTTCTTTTCTTAAAGTAGACAGCGAAAACCAACGTTTACTCATTGAATTGGTGGAAACCTGCTTGAGAGCAGGTGAATTGGAAAAAGCTGAGCATTACTTGCAACAAGGGTTAAGTCACTGGCCTGAAGATTCATCACTATTGTTTCAGAAGGGCATGTTATGCATGTATAAAGGTGAATACAGCGTTGCCATTGAGGAATTCACATCTCAGCTAGGCTCTAAAGTTCCCCAAGATATTGTGAAATATAATATTGCTTGGGCCCAGCTAGCGTTACAGCAGCCACAAAATGCATTGAGCACCCTGGATGGGCTGGAAACATTATCACCTAGGTCCGCATTACTTAAAGCGCGGGCACTGCACTATCTGGGACGTATGGAAGAGGCTGAACAGCTCCTTATCTTTGCTAAAACAAGTGAGGAAACTGCGCTGGAAGCGGAGTCAGTATCAGCCCTGTTAGCTCTAGATCAAGAGGATAGAGAATCAGCGCGGACCAAGGCTGATGCAATCCTCAGCAAGTCTCCCCGGAATGTTGAAGCCAATGTGATTATCGGTATCCTGAATTTAGGTGATGGTGAATTACAGGTAGCAGAGAATCACTTTGCCGTTGCTTTAGCAGAAAAACCATCGAGTGGTAGGGGATGGCTTGGAGAGGGTTTGTTGGCACTACTCCGAGGGGAATTTTCACATGCCACAAATAGTCTGCAGAAAGCTGTCGATAATATGCCAACCCATTTAGGTACTTACAATGCCTTGGCATGGGCTCATATTTGTAATGGGGATTTATCAAGCGCTGAAAAAACAGCGCTGCGCGCTAAAGAACTAGAACCGAGATTTTCTGAGACACTAGGAACACTGGCAATAATTAATCTTCTTAAAGGAGAAAGAAACAGTGCTGCTGTCCAGGCAAAGGTGGCAAATAGATTAAGTGCCAACTCCTTTGCAGGTCGTTTTGCGCAAGCTCTTTTGGAATCAGATTCTGGAGAGCAGGAAAAGGCTGAAGAAATCGTAACACAAATATTGAATAGTGAGGTCAATGAGCAGGGCGAGCGATTAATTAATTCACTTTCTCGCTTTCAGTCTTTGACAGAAACAAAAAAGAATAACTAA